The Pseudanabaena sp. BC1403 genome includes the window GTGACTTCAACAGCTAACCGTGCTGATGCACTGAGTATGGTGGGGATCGCCCGTGAAGTAGCAGCGCTACTTGGCAAAGAAGTGCGATTACCATTAGCAACTACAGATTTTCAGCCAAAAGCCGCGAATTGGGTAACGGTAGAAGATTCTAAATCTTGCCCTGCCTACATTGGGACATTGATTAAAGGCGTAAAAGTTGCACCTTCGCCCGAATGGTTAAAACGCCGCGTTGAAGCGGCGGGAATGCGCTCTATTAACAATATCGTCGATATTACCAACTACATTTTGCTGGAATGGGGACAGCCTCTCCATGCCTTTGATGCGGATACTTTGGCTGACGGTATCAAGATTGGTGTGCGCTTTGCAAAGTCTGGTGAAAAGATCAAAACTCTTGACGATGCCGATCGCAGTCTTACTAGTCAAAATTTGTTGATTACATCAGGTGACAAACCGATCGCGATCGCAGGCGTGATGGGTGGCGCAGAAACTGAAGTTTCTGAAAAAACTATAAATATTGTTTTAGAGGCAGCTCTATTCACGCAAGTCACCACAAGGCGATCGGCTCGTGCTCAAGGGCTACGCACCGAGGCATCGGCACGCTATGAACGCGGCGTTAATCAAGCTGCGATCGAATCTGCCTCGGCAAAAGCGGTGCAGATGATTATGGAGATGGCTGGTGGTGAAGTCGTAGAACAGAGCATCGTGGATGCACGTTCCAAGGAAGTTCGCATGATTGATTTGCGCTTGACTAAGGTGTGGCAAGTCCTTGGAGAGGTCGATCGCGAAGATGATGACGCATTAGCTTTACTTTCTGAAGCTGAAGTCGAACAAACTCTCAAAGTACTGTCCTTTGAGCTGGTAAAGCAACCGATCGAAGAAGGCAGCTATGCTACATGGAAAGTAACCGTGCCTCCCTATCGTTATGCTGATATTGAGCGCGAAATCGACTTGGTGGAAGAAATTGCGCGGATCTACGGCTACGATAAATTTGTGGAAACTTTACCTGCAAGAACTGAGTTTGGGTTCCTTTCCGCCGATCAAGAAGGTGGTCGGATGATTCGAGCCGCCTTTCGTGCTGTCGGCTTGAATGAAGTAATGCATATGTCCCTATGCAGTCCTGCTGAGTCTCATCAGGTGAAAATCAATAATCCTGTAGCGATCGAATATGGCGCTTTGCGTGGTGATTTACTCACTAATTTGATTGAGTCATGTGCTTTCAATATTAATCAAGGCAATGGAATCCTGAATGGATTTGAAATTGGTCGCGTGTTCTGGCTCGATGAAGCTGGCAGTGATGAAACCGATCGCATTGCAGGGATTTTCGGCGGCGACCCGACCGTCGGCACTTGGCAGCATGAATCCAAGCCTATGAATTTCTATGAAGCGAAAGGCTTGCTGGATTCTGTCTTCCATAATCTCTGCGTATCAGTCGAGTATCAACCCGATCAAAAAGATACAAGATTGCATCCAGGACGAACTGCATCGCTATGGATCTCAGGTGAACGCCTCGGTACATTCGGTCAGTTACATCCACAGCTACGCGCTGAGAGAGAACTCCCTGATGAAATTTATGCCTTCGAGCTAGATTTCTACACATTGCTTGATGCGATGATGAAGAAATCGATTCCTACATTCCATCCTTTCTCCACTTACCCCAGCAGCGATCGCGATATTGCTTTCTTCGCACCATTGAAGTTCACAGTTGCTGATATTCAGCGATCGATTACCCATGTGGGCGGCGAGTTGCTAGATTCTGTAACTCTCTTCGATCAATATATTGGTAAAGGCGTTCCTGAAGGTTCTCGCAGTCTTGCCTTTAGACTAGTTTATCGAGCTAGCGATCGCACTCTAACTGATGCCGATATTAATCCCATTCATCAGAAAGTCCGTGACTTACTTGAAGAGAAGTTCCAAGCAACATTGAGAAGTTAGTTGTTTGTTAAAACGATTGGCTTAAATCAAAGAGCAAGGGCAATTTATGAATTGACCTTGCTCTTTGATTTTGTCTGTGGTCGATAAGACGTTTTACAAAGGGCGGCAATAATGCGATCGCCTGTTTTGTCACCATGAGTAATCTCTAATTTCTCCCAGACTTTAGGTTGGGTAATTTGGATAAAGGCGAGTGCCTCATTAGGGGAAATGACATTTTCGCGATCAAATTCCTGAGAGAAATGACACTGATATCCAGATGCTAATAGAACATCTGCGATCGCATTTTTAAAGGCTTGTTCAGAGGTTCAATTCATGGCAATCTATGATTATCCCTTGAAAAATACTGAAGGGGAGAGGTTAAAAAAGTTAGCTAGTTTTTCAATATGTTCTACTGTGAATTTACGCTTGCCATTGAGAATTGCTGACACAATGGATTCTGTTTTAAAAATTGGAACTAGGTCTTTTTGTTGAAGGTTAAACTCATGGATTAGTGCCTTGAGTAACTCAACGCCGCTTAAATCGGGGATGGATACATACTTTTCTTCGTATTCATAAATCAGCATTCCCAGAATATTGATGTAGTCTTGTTGTTCTGGTGTTATTTCGTCAGCATCGACTATGCGATCGATCACTCCTTGGACTGCAAGTAAGTCCTTTTCTGATTTGATTGGTCGTGGTGGAAATGTTTGTAGAAGTTGGATGTAATTATTAGTTTCGGCTGTAATCATAGATTTTAATTTTTGGTTGATAGCTAATTGTTTTATTCGTACCAGTCATCTTTTTTCCAGTCGTTTCTGTCATATTCAGCATGAGTAAGAATATTGCGAATAAAAATCTTTTGGTACTTATAATCAATGAATGCGATTAAACGGTATTTATTTCCTCCGATATTAAAGACTGTCAGATTTTTTACTTGATCGGCTGAGGCAAAAACTTCACGCACTTCGATAAAGTTTTGCCATTTGGCAGTAATAGCGATTTTATGCCAAAGAAGTAAACTCGGTTTTGAGTCTGGATGCTTTTCCCAAAATTCAATAAGGCGCGATCGCGTGATGATGTGCATAGATAAAATCTTAGCAAATTGCGAAGCTGGCTACAAGGGTGAGGATGTC containing:
- the pheT gene encoding phenylalanine--tRNA ligase subunit beta, encoding MRISLNWLRELVDCDLSPQELDEKLTMAGFEVESIEDRRTWAEGVVVGHILTAERHPNADKLQVCKVDVGAPEPLQIVCGAANARQGLFVPVATIGTYLPTVDLKLRPTKLRGERSEGMICSLSEIGLAKESSGIHEFPEGVTVGSDVRPLLGLDDAILDVTSTANRADALSMVGIAREVAALLGKEVRLPLATTDFQPKAANWVTVEDSKSCPAYIGTLIKGVKVAPSPEWLKRRVEAAGMRSINNIVDITNYILLEWGQPLHAFDADTLADGIKIGVRFAKSGEKIKTLDDADRSLTSQNLLITSGDKPIAIAGVMGGAETEVSEKTINIVLEAALFTQVTTRRSARAQGLRTEASARYERGVNQAAIESASAKAVQMIMEMAGGEVVEQSIVDARSKEVRMIDLRLTKVWQVLGEVDREDDDALALLSEAEVEQTLKVLSFELVKQPIEEGSYATWKVTVPPYRYADIEREIDLVEEIARIYGYDKFVETLPARTEFGFLSADQEGGRMIRAAFRAVGLNEVMHMSLCSPAESHQVKINNPVAIEYGALRGDLLTNLIESCAFNINQGNGILNGFEIGRVFWLDEAGSDETDRIAGIFGGDPTVGTWQHESKPMNFYEAKGLLDSVFHNLCVSVEYQPDQKDTRLHPGRTASLWISGERLGTFGQLHPQLRAERELPDEIYAFELDFYTLLDAMMKKSIPTFHPFSTYPSSDRDIAFFAPLKFTVADIQRSITHVGGELLDSVTLFDQYIGKGVPEGSRSLAFRLVYRASDRTLTDADINPIHQKVRDLLEEKFQATLRS
- a CDS encoding type II toxin-antitoxin system HigA family antitoxin; this translates as MITAETNNYIQLLQTFPPRPIKSEKDLLAVQGVIDRIVDADEITPEQQDYINILGMLIYEYEEKYVSIPDLSGVELLKALIHEFNLQQKDLVPIFKTESIVSAILNGKRKFTVEHIEKLANFFNLSPSVFFKG
- a CDS encoding type II toxin-antitoxin system HigB family toxin, whose product is MHIITRSRLIEFWEKHPDSKPSLLLWHKIAITAKWQNFIEVREVFASADQVKNLTVFNIGGNKYRLIAFIDYKYQKIFIRNILTHAEYDRNDWKKDDWYE